The sequence TTACACAGTGAAAGTGTATCCAATCCCTTACACAGATGCATACTTGGATGAAATGCTCAAGACCTACATTAACGTCCATTTTCTTGAACAATCTGTTTTGAATGTTGTTCTTTCCTCGTATCAAAGCACGATAGCAATCTCCTCGATCTTCTTCACCAACTGTAAGAGCCTGCTGCAGAACGAGGAGCTGATGCAGGACTTGAAAGCGAGCAAATTCGATGTGGTTTTCACAGATCCCATCCTGATGTGTGGGCCCCTGGTGGCTGAGTATCTTTCCGTTCCTTCCGTCTACTTCCTGCGGGGCTTTCCCTGCGGAATGGATTCCGCTGCTACCCGGTGTCCAAGCCCTCCTTCCTATGTCCCCAGGTTATTCTTGGATAATTCAGACAGCATGACGTTTTCCCAACGGGTGAAGAACATGCTGGTCAATCTGCTGGAGCTCTTTTACTGTAAGCCCATCTATGATAACTTTGAAGAACTTGCCTACGAGgttttcaaaaagaaagtgACAGCAACAGAACTCCTGAGCCGTGGATCCTTCTGGCTGATGAGATACGATTTTGTGTTTG is a genomic window of Parus major isolate Abel unplaced genomic scaffold, Parus_major1.1 Scaffold1886, whole genome shotgun sequence containing:
- the LOC107199666 gene encoding UDP-glucuronosyltransferase 1-6-like, with translation TVKVYPIPYTDAYLDEMLKTYINVHFLEQSVLNVVLSSYQSTIAISSIFFTNCKSLLQNEELMQDLKASKFDVVFTDPILMCGPLVAEYLSVPSVYFLRGFPCGMDSAATRCPSPPSYVPRLFLDNSDSMTFSQRVKNMLVNLLELFYCKPIYDNFEELAYEVFKKKVTATELLSRGSFWLMRYDFVFEFPRPVMPNMAFIGGINCVQRKKLSQVQNFLWFL